A stretch of Chiloscyllium plagiosum isolate BGI_BamShark_2017 chromosome 41, ASM401019v2, whole genome shotgun sequence DNA encodes these proteins:
- the si:ch211-11n16.2 gene encoding zinc finger FYVE domain-containing protein 1 — MPQQDRATGTAAGSVSSLSAFFLSWWTSAKGKTFEVPDEESFVKKLGVPGDQAIKVLSIFGNTGDGKSHTLNAAFFGGREVFRTSDTQDSCTVGVWAACEPSLDLVLLDTEGLLGATSKQDRRRRLLLKVLAVSDLVVYRTRAERLHNDLFRFLGNASRAYLRHFSHELQAASQRLGLGLPMSSLGPALIVFQETSNTKLLGGDSQTPGSAEQLLQKRFHLLGLSTEAFNSVEYVGTQTTSPPTDFSGFLEAVRQRANSTLTRCRRSPAIVYNVLKALSIRFNGEITDSRIVVDCFFPDEYFSCSRVCLCCGAHCTNSMNHMKDNVPHQATGRCRYMHQYNNKVLICRVCYERGWEVTVNPKTSASTDSKWFGLATYAWSGYVLECPNCGVIYRSRQYWIGNQDPEASVVRPELKHVWQGADSFLRPNHNGAQQVLDSVSFVIQSVSEYSAGPSKAISSWLTDQVAPDYWRPNTQITECHQCKRPFEEGDRKHHCRACGEGCCDTCSSKSIPVPERGWGSAAVRVCDNCFRTGGKSTGKELGSAREGKGLLARRITEVAQSTLDTMTSAVEYPLGFVKEVARPDYWVPDHELVKCHRCAKPFSGMTAKHHCRACGLGICGQCSPELRTVPSRGWHHPVRVCLDCSEQKGEL, encoded by the exons ATGCCTCAGCAAGACAGGGCTACAG GAACAGCTGCAGGATCTGTTTCAAGTCTCTCCGCTTTCTTTCTCTCGTGGTGGACATCAGCCAAAGGAAAGACATTTGAg GTGCCGGATGAGGAGAGTTTTGTGAAGAAACTGGGAGTGCCGGGAGACCAAGCCATCAAGGTCCTCTCCATCTTCGGCAACACGGGGGACGGGAAGTCTCACACCTTGAATGCCGCCTTCTTCGGCGGCCGGGAGGTGTTCCGCACCTCGGACACCCAGGACTCGTGCACGGTGGGCGTGTGGGCGGCCTGTGAACCATCGCTGGACCTGGTCCTGCTGGACACCGAGGGCCTGCTGGGAGCCACCAGTAAACAGGACCGCCGGAGGCGGCTGCTGCTGAAGGTGCTGGCCGTCTCTGACCTGGTAGTGTACAGGACGCGGGCTGAGCGGCTGCACAACGACCTCTTCCGTTTCCTGGGCAACGCCTCCCGGGCCTACCTCCGCCACTTCAGCCACGAGCTGCAGGCCGCAAGCCAGCGCCTCGGGCTCGGACTGCCGATGTCCAGTCTCGGACCCGCCCTCATCGTCTTCCAGGAGACCTCCAACACCAAGCTGCTGGGTGGCG ACTCCCAGACTCCAGGGAGTGCAGAGCAGCTGCTGCAGAAGAGGTTCCACCTGCTCGGTTTGAGCACAGAAGCTTTCAACTCTGTCGAGTATGTTGGCACGCAGACAACGAGCCCCCCCACCGATTTCTCTGGGTTCCTGGAGGCAGTGCGTCAGAGAGCAAACAGCACCTTGACCCGCTGTCGGAGATCACCCGCCATTGTCTACAATGTGTTAAAG gctctgagTATCAGATTCAACGGTGAGATTACAGATAGCAGGATTGTGGTTGACTGTTTCTTCCCTGATGAGTACTTCAGCTGCTCCAGAGTGTGCCTCTGCTGTGG GGCTCACTGTACCAACAGCATGAACCACATGAAGGACAATGTCCCACACCAGGCAACGGGGAGATGTCGATACATGCACCAGTACAATAACAAGGTGTTAATCTGCAGG GTGTGTTACGAACGAGGCTGGGAAGTAACTGTCAACCCCAAAACCTCCGCATCAACGGACAGCAAGTGGTTCGGACTCGCGACCTATGCCTGGTCAGG GTATGTTCTGGAATGTCCAAACTGTGGGGTAATCTACCGGAGCAGACAGTACTGGATTGGAAACCAAGATCCCGAGGCATCAGTTGTACGTCCTGAACTGAAACACGTCTGGCAAGGG GCGGACTCGTTCCTGAGGCCGAACCACAATGGGGCGCAGCAAGTGCTGGACAGTGTCAGCTTTGTGATCCAGTCGGTCTCCGAGTACAGCGCAGGACCAAGCAAAGCCATCAGCTCCTGGCTGACCGATCAGGTGGCCCCGGATTACTGGAGGCCTAATACCCAGATCACG GAGTGCCATCAGTGCAAGAGACCTTTCGAGGAGGGGGACCGTAAGCATCACTGCCGTGCGTGTGGAGAGGGTTGCTGTGACACCTGCTCCAGTAAAAGTATACCAGTCCCGGAACGAGGCTGGGGGTCCGCTGCAGTGAGAGTGTGTGACAATTGCTTCAGAACAGGGGGGAAAAGCACAG GAAAGGAGCTGGGGTCAGCGAGAGAAGGCAAAGGGTTATTGGCTCGCAGGATTACAGAGGTGGCTCAGAGCACTCTAGATACGATGACTTCAGCAGTCGAATATCCGCTTG GGTTTGTCAAGGAAGTGGCAAGGCCTGATTATTGGGTGCCAGATCACGAGCTGGTCAAGTGCCACCGCTGCGCGAAGCCCTTTTCAGGCATGACGGCCAAGCACCACTGCCGAGCCTGCGGCCTAGGCATCTGTGGTCAGTGCTCCCCGGAGTTGAGGACTGTGCCATCTCGGGGTTGGCACCACCCAGTCAGGGTCTGTCTGGACTGTAGCGAGCAGAAAGGGGAGCTCTGA